One genomic segment of Mesorhizobium shangrilense includes these proteins:
- a CDS encoding ABC transporter substrate-binding protein — MLAVDRFSRRRFGTLVTALAVTLVAFSSPFSARAGSPDAGILPTKIPEGTLLRIGDPETQRALELSGLIDRLPFKVEWANISGGPQTIEAFRADALDVGSVADIPPIHATWTGLKVKIIAAKFRKDPVAHPIYQLGIAPGVEVKTLADLRGKRIAFSPGQAQGALVLRVLQAAGLKKEDVNLIELPSKGDAYPVALASKQVDVAPIWGVLVKHYLHQYGADGATTIPHGLRDDPAHLYAPQAVLDDPAKAAALGEYVRYWALAARWVEEHPKEWIEGYYVATQGLNSEDGQYLVDADGRFDIPSDWNDVIARQQATIDLLARELNKPPIKAEDLFDRRFEAIAANALNAS; from the coding sequence ATGTTGGCTGTGGACAGATTTTCGAGAAGACGGTTTGGAACATTGGTGACCGCTTTGGCGGTAACCTTGGTCGCTTTTTCCTCCCCTTTCAGTGCCCGGGCGGGTAGTCCGGACGCGGGTATACTGCCGACCAAAATCCCGGAGGGCACGCTGCTTCGTATCGGCGATCCCGAAACGCAAAGGGCACTGGAACTCTCGGGGCTCATCGACCGACTGCCCTTCAAGGTCGAATGGGCCAATATCAGCGGCGGTCCACAGACAATCGAAGCCTTTCGCGCCGATGCATTGGACGTCGGATCCGTCGCCGACATTCCGCCCATCCACGCGACCTGGACGGGGCTCAAGGTCAAGATCATTGCCGCGAAGTTCCGCAAGGATCCGGTTGCGCACCCGATTTATCAACTCGGCATTGCGCCCGGCGTCGAGGTCAAGACGCTCGCGGATTTGCGCGGCAAACGGATCGCCTTCAGCCCTGGTCAGGCGCAAGGCGCGCTGGTGCTGAGGGTCCTGCAGGCCGCCGGCCTGAAAAAGGAGGATGTCAATCTCATTGAACTGCCCAGCAAAGGCGATGCCTATCCGGTGGCACTTGCCAGCAAGCAAGTTGACGTCGCACCGATCTGGGGTGTCCTCGTCAAGCACTATCTGCACCAGTATGGTGCCGACGGCGCTACCACCATCCCGCACGGCTTGCGCGATGATCCAGCCCATCTCTATGCCCCACAGGCCGTGCTTGACGACCCGGCCAAAGCTGCCGCTCTCGGCGAATATGTGCGCTACTGGGCACTTGCGGCCCGATGGGTGGAGGAGCATCCGAAAGAGTGGATCGAGGGCTACTACGTCGCCACCCAGGGCCTCAACAGCGAAGATGGCCAGTATCTCGTCGACGCCGACGGACGGTTCGACATCCCGTCCGACTGGAACGATGTGATCGCGCGCCAGCAGGCGACGATCGATCTCCTGGCCAGGGAACTGAACAAGCCCCCGATCAAGGCCGAGGATCTTTTCGACAGGCGCTTCGAGGCGATCGCCGCCAATGCGCTGAACGCGTCCTGA
- a CDS encoding DUF309 domain-containing protein, whose amino-acid sequence MLPEKNFPSYAYLPGKHPHPVRDPLGHSYQSDPVTVAVGEALSSNEFRWGIDLFNHGYYWEAHEAWEPLWHASKQSTQHRLLFKGLILLAAAGVKLREGKRVAAARHATRAATLFRQVVNLPSPGFETALGMTPAALAVYAEAALTSLAALRKPMPGQPEPVFDFILAPNSGSV is encoded by the coding sequence TTGCTGCCCGAAAAGAATTTTCCGAGCTACGCATACCTGCCTGGCAAACATCCGCATCCTGTGCGCGACCCCTTGGGTCACAGTTACCAAAGCGACCCGGTGACCGTTGCCGTTGGCGAAGCGCTCAGTTCAAACGAGTTTCGGTGGGGTATCGACCTTTTCAACCACGGCTATTACTGGGAAGCTCACGAGGCTTGGGAGCCTCTTTGGCACGCTTCGAAACAAAGCACTCAGCATCGCCTGCTCTTCAAGGGATTGATCCTGTTAGCGGCGGCCGGGGTGAAACTCCGCGAGGGAAAGCGGGTCGCTGCAGCGCGCCATGCGACAAGGGCTGCGACGCTTTTTCGCCAGGTGGTGAATTTGCCGAGCCCAGGCTTTGAGACCGCACTCGGAATGACACCTGCCGCGCTTGCAGTATATGCCGAAGCGGCCTTAACTTCCCTGGCTGCTTTGCGGAAGCCGATGCCTGGCCAGCCTGAGCCCGTATTCGATTTCATTCTCGCACCTAACTCAGGGAGCGTCTGA